A genomic segment from Sciurus carolinensis chromosome 1, mSciCar1.2, whole genome shotgun sequence encodes:
- the Pla2g5 gene encoding phospholipase A2 group V isoform X1, translating into MMSCEFYPVCLGPSPCVCLGAQDSHTILTTPRGVPAVLGGLLDLKSMIEKVTGKDALKNYGFYGCYCGWGGRGTPKDGTDWCCWLHDLCYGRLEEEGCGIRTQSYQYRFARGRVTCEHGPFCPVGLCACDRKLVYCLKRNLWSYNPHYQYFPNIFCS; encoded by the exons ATG ATGTCGTGTGAATTCTATCCAGTGTGTCTCGGCCCCTCACCATGCGTCTGCCTCGGTGCTCAGGATTCACACACTATCTTGACAACACCAAGAG GTGTGCCTGCTGTGCTGGGGGGCTTGCTGGACCTGAAGTCCATGATCGAGAAGGTGACAGGCAAGGACGCCCTGAAGAACTATGGCTTCTACGGCTGCTACTGTGGCTGGGGCGGCCGAGGGACGCCCAAGGACGGCACCGACTG GTGCTGCTGGCTGCATGACCTCTGCTACGGgcggctggaggaggagggctgcGGCATCCGGACGCAGTCGTACCAGTACCGCTTCGCACGGGGCCGGGTCACCTGCG AACACGGGCCTTTCTGTCCAGTGGGTCTCTGTGCCTGTGACCGGAAGCTTGTCTACTGCCTGAAGAGAAACCTCTGGAGCTACAACCCCCATTACCAGTACTTCCCCAACATCTTCTGCTCCTAG
- the Pla2g5 gene encoding phospholipase A2 group V isoform X2 codes for MRFLPTCETSEMKGFLTLAWFLAYGVPAVLGGLLDLKSMIEKVTGKDALKNYGFYGCYCGWGGRGTPKDGTDWCCWLHDLCYGRLEEEGCGIRTQSYQYRFARGRVTCEHGPFCPVGLCACDRKLVYCLKRNLWSYNPHYQYFPNIFCS; via the exons ATGAGATTTCTCCCCACGTGCGA AACCTCGGAGATGAAGGGGTTCCTCACTCTGGCTTGGTTCCTGGCTTATG GTGTGCCTGCTGTGCTGGGGGGCTTGCTGGACCTGAAGTCCATGATCGAGAAGGTGACAGGCAAGGACGCCCTGAAGAACTATGGCTTCTACGGCTGCTACTGTGGCTGGGGCGGCCGAGGGACGCCCAAGGACGGCACCGACTG GTGCTGCTGGCTGCATGACCTCTGCTACGGgcggctggaggaggagggctgcGGCATCCGGACGCAGTCGTACCAGTACCGCTTCGCACGGGGCCGGGTCACCTGCG AACACGGGCCTTTCTGTCCAGTGGGTCTCTGTGCCTGTGACCGGAAGCTTGTCTACTGCCTGAAGAGAAACCTCTGGAGCTACAACCCCCATTACCAGTACTTCCCCAACATCTTCTGCTCCTAG
- the Pla2g5 gene encoding phospholipase A2 group V isoform X3: protein MKGFLTLAWFLAYGVPAVLGGLLDLKSMIEKVTGKDALKNYGFYGCYCGWGGRGTPKDGTDWCCWLHDLCYGRLEEEGCGIRTQSYQYRFARGRVTCEHGPFCPVGLCACDRKLVYCLKRNLWSYNPHYQYFPNIFCS from the exons ATGAAGGGGTTCCTCACTCTGGCTTGGTTCCTGGCTTATG GTGTGCCTGCTGTGCTGGGGGGCTTGCTGGACCTGAAGTCCATGATCGAGAAGGTGACAGGCAAGGACGCCCTGAAGAACTATGGCTTCTACGGCTGCTACTGTGGCTGGGGCGGCCGAGGGACGCCCAAGGACGGCACCGACTG GTGCTGCTGGCTGCATGACCTCTGCTACGGgcggctggaggaggagggctgcGGCATCCGGACGCAGTCGTACCAGTACCGCTTCGCACGGGGCCGGGTCACCTGCG AACACGGGCCTTTCTGTCCAGTGGGTCTCTGTGCCTGTGACCGGAAGCTTGTCTACTGCCTGAAGAGAAACCTCTGGAGCTACAACCCCCATTACCAGTACTTCCCCAACATCTTCTGCTCCTAG